A window of Streptomyces sp. Je 1-332 genomic DNA:
GAAGGCCATCGAGGTCCTTGAGGACGACTTCTGGCCGGTGCCTGCGGTGCAGCGTAAGCGGGATGAGCAGCGGGAGAAGGTGGCTAAGAAGGCTGCGGGGGGCGTGGCTTCTGGCTCGGCATCGGCGTCGGCTTCGGCGAAGGGGCGGGCTCGGGCTGCGGAGCAAGTTGCTGCGGGGCAGGGGGCGTTGATGGAGCTTCCGGAGGCGGGCTCGGGTGTGGAGGCTGTAGAGGGGGCGTCCGCTGCTGCTGGTTCTGGCTCTGGGGCTGGTGCAGTGAAGAAGGCGGGGCTCACGCGGGCTAGGGAGGAGTTGGCCGAGGCCGGCGGTGAGCGGGACGTGGTGCTCGGCATCCTGCGGGATGACCTGTCCGGGAAGCTGGGCGGGCATGTGGTGCGGCGTCAGCGGGAGTTGGCTGAGGCGTATCGGGTGTGGGAGGGGAAGTACGGGGTTTCTTTGCGGGAGATTGAGGGGCGGCGGGAGAGGGCTGCGGGGGCGTTGGAGGGGTTCTTGGAGGAGCTGGGTTATGTCGGCTAGCGGGGCTTTTCCTTACGAGACTCTGTCTGACCTGGCTGATGTATCCGGTGGAGTGACCCTGGGGCGCGCTGTTCCAGAGGGCGCGAGCGTTGAACTTCCGTATCTACGTGTTGCCAATGTGCAGGACGGATACATCGACACTGCCGACATGAAAACGGTCCGGGTTCTTCAGTCGGAGGTGTCGCGGTTTGCTGTCCGGCGAGGTGACGTTCTCCTAACGGAGGGCGGGGACTTCGACAAGCTTGGGCGTGGGGCCGTCTGGGATGGGCGGCTGGAGCCGTGCCTGCACCAGAACCACGTATTCCGAGTGCGGTGCAGAGAGTCGGTGCTGCTGCCTGAGTACCTCGCCTTGTATTTGGCCTCTGACGAGGGGCGTCGCTACTTTTTGAGCATCGCCAAGCAGACGACGAACCTGGCGACTATCAACTCATCGCAGTTGAAGGCGATGCCTATCTTGTCTCCTCCGCTGGCTGAGCAGCGGCGCATTGTCGAAGTGCTCGCGGCGTTGGCTCTCGAAGAGCGGGCTATCGAGGCGGCTATCGCCAAGCTGAACACGGTGCGGCATGGCGTGCTGATCTCGGCGATCCCAGTTGCGTCAGACGTCGTCAGTGATGGTGACGGCGCTTGGCCGACGGTGCGTGAGGTCGGCGAGGTGCGTATGGGTAAGCAGCTGTCGCCGAGCAGCAAGGCTTTCGGCACGCAGCTTCCGTACCTCCGGGTAGCCAATGTCTTCGAGGGGGAGATCTCGTATGGCGACGTCAAGGAGATGGGGTTCTCGCCGTCGGAGCGCCAGACGTACAAGTTGGAGCCGGGTGACATTCTCCTAAATGAGGGTCAAGAAAACCTGCACATGGTGGGGCGCAGTGCTATTTACGAGGGAGCCCCTGGCGCGTACTGTTTTCAAAACACTCTCATTCGCTTCCGCCCGGGTGTAGATGTGTTGTCCGACTACGCTCAGGCGGTTTTCGTTGCTTGGCGTTGGCGGGGCGTGTTTGCGCGGGTGGCCGAGAAGACGAGTATCTCCCATCTGGGGGGCACGCGCTTCGCTTCGCTAGCCTTTCCCAAGGTTTCGCTCGAATCGCAGCGGAGTATTGTGGGGAAGCTCGCGGCATGGGATGAGCGGATTGCTAGTGAGCAAGGTGCACTAGCCAAACTGCGTAGCGTGAAGAGTGGCGTGATTGATGACTTGCTGTCGGCGAGGGTGCGCTTGCGTGATGTCGCGTAGGTCTACGGCTGAGACGTAACGCGGAGTTCGAACCACACCGTCTTGCCGACGCCGCACTCCCGTAGCTCCGCATCCCACTCATCCGCCAGCATCGCCACCAGGGTCAGCCCCCGCCCCGACTGGTCCTCCGATGAAGCCCTTCGCGGCACCGGGAGCGTGTTGTTCGCGTCCGTCACTGAGACGCGGAGGCGGTCCTCCGTCAGTACGCAGCGGGCCCAGAGCTCGCGGCCGGGGGCGGCCTTGGCGTGGCGGTAGGCGTTTGTCATCAGCTCGCTCAGCAGGAGTACCGCCGTGTCCGTCACATCGGGCGGGAGCTTCCATGAACTGGCCTGCTCCGTGAGGAGAGTTCGGGCTCTGCTCACGCTTCGCGCGTGGCGGGGGAGGCGCCACTCGACGTCCTGAGGGAGCGAGGGCGTAGCGGGGTGCGACGTGGAGTGTGTACTGGGCGTCGGCATGCGCAGGTCCTTGCGTGTGAGCTTTCGTCGTTCGGCGAGTTCACAGTCGTGGCTCGCGCGTAGCCTCTGGAGTAGCGGCGCGGGTACAGAGGGTGGTTGTACCCGCCGTGGACCCGGGGAGGTGAGCGCGGTGGCCGAGGCGAACTCACAGCCGCCGATCGCTTGGCGCTACTGCGGTAGTCAGATCAAGCTCTGGCGTACGGAGGCCGGCGTCAGCCGGGAGGCGCTGGCGAAGGAGGTCGGCTACGACTACGAGTACGTCAAGTCCATGGAGAACGGCCGCCGTCGGCCGACGATCCTGTTGCTTCAGGTCGCTGATCAGTTGTGTAGGGCTGGCGGAAAGCTTGTTGCCGCTCAGGAGTACCTGAAGCCGGAGCCGTTCCCGACTTTCTCGCAGGACTTCATCCGCTACGAGTCCGAGGCCATCGTCCTGAGCTCATACGAACCTCTGCTCATCCCCGGACTGCTGCAGACTGAAGGAACGGCCCTTGCTCTCCTCAAGGCGCACTGGCCACCCTTGGATGACGAGACAGTCGAGGAGCGGGTGTCGGCTCGGATCAAGCGTCAGGATGTACTGGTCAGACAGACCAGGTCGTTCAACTTCGTGATCGGGGAGATGGCACTCCGCAATCGAGTCGGTGGCCGCGATGTCCATCAGCGACAACTATGGCACTTGCTGAAGTCTGGACAACGGCGAAATGTGACGCTTCAGGTCCTGCCGATGGCTGGCGCCCACCCTGGACTCAACGGACCGATCGTTCTTGTCGAGACCGCAGAGCATGAGCACCTTGGCTACGAAGAGGGACAAACCACAGGCGTGCTCTACTCGGATCCCGAGAGGGTCAGCATTGTTTCCCAGCGCCATGCAATGATCCTTCGGCAGGCCCTGATTCCGTCCGAGTCGGCGCGATTCATCAGCGAGTTGGCGGAGGAGCGATGAGCACCGGACTTACGTGGTTCAAGTCCAGCTACAGCGGCACCGAAGGCGGTAACTGCCTCGAAGTCGCCTTCGACTGGCGCAAGTCCACCCACAGCGACGCCAGCGACAACAACTGCGTAGAAGTCGCCGCCTGTCCCCACACCATCCACATCCGAGACTCGAAGCTCGGCTCCCGAAGCCCCCGCTTCGCCGTCCCGGCCGCCGCCTGGGACGCCTTCGTCTCGCACGCCCGAGGCCAGGGCTAGCGAAGTCCGCGCCGTCGCGATGGCGGCCGCGCCGACTGCAGCAAAGTCCCACCCACGCCGCGGATTTCGTGGGCCTGCCGCGAGAATTTCCTGCACCCCGCGCCGCCCCCGCGCATCCGCCACCACGCATCGGGCGCTGAGCTCCGAGCTTCGGACCCCAACATCCGAGCCCCGTTTGTTAGGAATGGGTAGTTGGATTCCAACCGCCCGCCCCGCCAACTCCCGTTCGTATCAGCACAGATGACTTTTCGTGATCGGCTTGCCACGCCGCGTCGCGACCCTCTAGCGTTCGCAGCAACAAACAACCCCGACAGGTGCTATCAACACCCGCCGGGGTCTCACCCCAAGATCGAAAGAGCGATCTCGTGGCTTACGAAGACTCTAACGCCGCCCTGCCCGCGCCCGCACACCCCATGGCCAACCCCGGCTACGGCAAACGCTCCGCCCCGGACTCCGACGACGAGCCCCGCCGCCTGGCCGACTTCAGCCGCCTCCCCGTCCGTGAGGGCTATCTGGCCGCCCTTCTCGACAGGCTCCCCGACGGCGCCGCCATGGACGCGAAGACCCTCGCCAAAGCGCAGCCGCTCTACGGACAGCAAGCCGTACGCACCGCCCTCAACGAGCTCTCCCGCGCAGGGCATCTGCGCCGCGTCCGGCAGCTCGCCGCCAGCGACGGCACCGGTATCCGATGGGTATTCCGCAGCTACTGGTCCCGTACCGCACGTGACAGCGAATGGTGGGCCCGCTTCCTCGGCGGTGACGTCACACCCCAGGGCGCCCACATCGACGTACTGCCGAAGACGCAATCAGCAGCCGCACGCCCGACAGGCAGGCCTCAACCGCACCCCCGCCAGACACCCGCCCCCACCTCCTCCACCGCCTACCAAACCCTCGCCCAACTAGGCCTCACCGACCCCCGCTTGTCCCTCTCCACAACCGACTGCGACGCCCTCGAAAGCCTCGCCGCCGAGTGGTTCGCCCGAGGAGCCACCAGCACCCAGCTGACCAGCGCCCTCACCTCGGGCCTCCCAGAAGCCGTCCACGCGCCCCGCGCCTTCCTGGCCCACAGGCTCCGCGACAAGCTGCCGCCGGAGCCGATCCAGGCCGCGTCCCGCACGCCCCGCCTCATCCTGGAGTGCACCGAGTGCGGTGTGCCCGGCCGCCCCGAAGCTCTGCCAGAGGGCCTGTGCCGGGCATGCCGAACAGTCGTGATCGGCGCGGGCAGTGAGCGAACGATTCACGCTCCGGAAGCCGACGTACACCGCCACGCAGCCGGGATGCGGGCCATCCTCATCGCCCGCCGCGACGTGCCCCAGCCATCTCGGCCACTCCTCTTGGCCGGAACTCGCCCGCGCTGAACTGACCTTCTCCGCCCCGCATTCACCCCATCGCGCGCAGAATAGAACAGCCGTCGAAGCGGCTGCCTTCGCAGTGCGTCGACGTACACACATGCACACGTACGCGCGAGAGACACCGGGGAAAGGCGCCAGTACATGCAACGCGGCACGGCCGAGCGTGACGAGGTGGAGCAGCCGATCATCGATCAGCTGAAGTCGATGGGCTGGCAGCACGTCCACGGGCCGGATCTCAGCCGCAGTCAGGGCGACCACGACCACGAAGGCGACGGGCGCGCTTACGGTGATCTGCTGCTCGCCAAGCGGCTGCGCTCCGCCGTCCGGCGTCTCAACCGCGTCCCCGGCACGGGGCAGGCATGGATGGACCCGTCGGACGCCGACGCCGCCATCGACGCCCTCGCGCGCGCCGCGCGGAACGTCGCCACCGCGCCGCTCAAGGACGTCAACAGTGATGTCACGAGCCTGCTCCTGAGCGGTACGCCCGCCACCGGGCACGAGGTGCATCACCAGGGCAAGACCGTGCATGTGCAGTACGTCGACTGGGAGTTGGAGGGCGTCGGCGACGAGGAGATTCTTCGTAGGAACGAGTTTCTCGTCGTCGATCAGCTGCGGGTGATCACGCCCGACGGGCGCGACGCAGTCCTCGACCTGGTCTTGTTCGTGAACGGCATCCCCGTCGCCGTCGTCGAGTGCAAGAGTCCGGACATCAAGGACCCGATCGGCTCCGCGATCCGTGATCTGCGCGCCTACGCCGGGGTCCCGCTCGACGACGACACCCGCGAGCCCGGTGAAGGGCCCGGCGGGGTGCCCGAGTTCTTCGCGCCCGTGCAGCTTCTCGTCGCCGCCAGCGGGGACGAAGCGGCGCTCGGGACCATCACGTCGACCGAGGAGCACTTCGCCGCCTGGCGCAGCGTGACTCCGGACTACGAGGACGACAAGGCGCTCGCCCGTGTACTCCAGGGTGTGAGGGGGGAGACGGGCCGGCGACTCATCGAGCCGGGGCAGGACGAAACGACCGATCAGCACAAGCTCGTCGCGATTGTCCTCAAGCCGCGCAATTTGCTGAACATCATCCGGCACTA
This region includes:
- a CDS encoding DUF397 domain-containing protein, whose product is MSTGLTWFKSSYSGTEGGNCLEVAFDWRKSTHSDASDNNCVEVAACPHTIHIRDSKLGSRSPRFAVPAAAWDAFVSHARGQG
- a CDS encoding restriction endonuclease subunit S; protein product: MSASGAFPYETLSDLADVSGGVTLGRAVPEGASVELPYLRVANVQDGYIDTADMKTVRVLQSEVSRFAVRRGDVLLTEGGDFDKLGRGAVWDGRLEPCLHQNHVFRVRCRESVLLPEYLALYLASDEGRRYFLSIAKQTTNLATINSSQLKAMPILSPPLAEQRRIVEVLAALALEERAIEAAIAKLNTVRHGVLISAIPVASDVVSDGDGAWPTVREVGEVRMGKQLSPSSKAFGTQLPYLRVANVFEGEISYGDVKEMGFSPSERQTYKLEPGDILLNEGQENLHMVGRSAIYEGAPGAYCFQNTLIRFRPGVDVLSDYAQAVFVAWRWRGVFARVAEKTSISHLGGTRFASLAFPKVSLESQRSIVGKLAAWDERIASEQGALAKLRSVKSGVIDDLLSARVRLRDVA
- a CDS encoding ATP-binding protein produces the protein MPTPSTHSTSHPATPSLPQDVEWRLPRHARSVSRARTLLTEQASSWKLPPDVTDTAVLLLSELMTNAYRHAKAAPGRELWARCVLTEDRLRVSVTDANNTLPVPRRASSEDQSGRGLTLVAMLADEWDAELRECGVGKTVWFELRVTSQP
- a CDS encoding helix-turn-helix transcriptional regulator — encoded protein: MAEANSQPPIAWRYCGSQIKLWRTEAGVSREALAKEVGYDYEYVKSMENGRRRPTILLLQVADQLCRAGGKLVAAQEYLKPEPFPTFSQDFIRYESEAIVLSSYEPLLIPGLLQTEGTALALLKAHWPPLDDETVEERVSARIKRQDVLVRQTRSFNFVIGEMALRNRVGGRDVHQRQLWHLLKSGQRRNVTLQVLPMAGAHPGLNGPIVLVETAEHEHLGYEEGQTTGVLYSDPERVSIVSQRHAMILRQALIPSESARFISELAEER